One genomic region from Alteromonas pelagimontana encodes:
- a CDS encoding class II aldolase/adducin family protein yields the protein MFELKHFSIKNRVSAEEWQTRVDLAACYRLVADMRWGDLIYTHISAKVPGSQHYLVNAFGLTFEEVTASNLVKVDLQGNILDDTPYAINPAGFTIHSAIHEVRPDAKCILHLHTKATIAVASVKGGLKPWSQYSLFSLPSLSYHQYEGLAVDNSERQRLQEDLGDTNHMLLPNHGGLTLGPTVGDAFMRFYDLERACEIQLALMQSGQEVIEIPEAIVKGIYQQASVVHSGETGGQKAWPAMLRKAYKLDPTFCE from the coding sequence GTGTTTGAACTTAAGCACTTTAGTATCAAAAACCGCGTATCAGCTGAAGAATGGCAGACGCGAGTAGATTTGGCTGCCTGCTACCGGCTTGTGGCGGATATGCGCTGGGGCGACCTGATTTACACGCATATTTCAGCGAAAGTGCCGGGTAGCCAGCATTATCTGGTAAATGCGTTTGGTCTCACTTTTGAAGAAGTGACGGCGTCCAATCTGGTAAAGGTAGATTTGCAAGGGAATATTCTAGACGATACACCCTACGCCATAAACCCGGCAGGGTTTACCATTCACAGTGCCATTCACGAAGTTCGCCCGGATGCTAAATGTATTTTGCACTTACATACCAAAGCGACTATTGCCGTAGCGTCAGTAAAAGGAGGCCTTAAACCATGGAGTCAGTATTCATTGTTTTCGCTGCCTTCGCTGAGTTATCACCAATATGAAGGTCTGGCGGTGGATAACAGTGAACGTCAGCGTTTGCAGGAAGACCTGGGTGATACCAACCATATGCTGCTGCCCAATCATGGCGGTTTAACTCTCGGGCCAACAGTAGGCGATGCATTTATGCGGTTTTATGATTTGGAACGCGCCTGTGAGATTCAGTTGGCGCTAATGCAGTCAGGGCAAGAGGTTATTGAAATTCCCGAAGCCATTGTAAAAGGCATTTATCAGCAAGCCAGTGTTGTACATTCCGGTGAAACGGGTGGCCAAAAAGCCTGGCCTGCCATGTTACGCAAAGCGTATAAACTTGACCCCACTTTTTGTGAATAG
- a CDS encoding dienelactone hydrolase family protein codes for MQIIQETKDLTTPTGTMRCYIYRPNATGRFPAIIFYSEIFQHTAPIGRSAATMASHGFVVVVPEVFHELNPIGTVLGYDDAGKEKGNNDKWQKPLADHDQDTKALVNYCQQADYCTGNVGAMGVCLGGHLAYRAALHPDVKAAFCLYATDIHSHALPAPEQEQSLTRMNEIQGEVFFVWGKQDPHVPQEGRLAIYQQCLSTGINYQWLEVNAVHAFMRDEGERYDGALALQMYQQAVAFFQRLLFAV; via the coding sequence ATGCAGATCATTCAGGAAACGAAAGACCTGACCACTCCTACAGGCACCATGCGCTGCTATATCTACCGTCCTAATGCCACTGGTCGGTTTCCTGCTATTATCTTTTACTCTGAAATATTTCAGCATACGGCGCCTATCGGTCGTTCCGCAGCAACAATGGCTTCTCACGGTTTTGTGGTAGTGGTGCCGGAAGTTTTTCATGAGCTGAATCCTATTGGCACCGTGCTTGGCTACGATGATGCAGGAAAAGAGAAAGGCAATAACGACAAATGGCAAAAGCCGCTTGCTGATCATGATCAAGATACAAAAGCATTGGTCAACTATTGTCAGCAGGCTGACTATTGCACAGGTAACGTCGGCGCCATGGGCGTATGTTTGGGCGGTCATCTGGCGTATCGTGCTGCTCTACACCCTGACGTTAAAGCCGCTTTTTGTCTCTATGCTACAGATATTCACAGCCATGCCCTGCCCGCCCCAGAGCAGGAACAAAGCTTAACCCGCATGAACGAGATCCAAGGTGAGGTATTTTTTGTTTGGGGCAAGCAGGATCCGCACGTACCTCAGGAAGGACGGCTGGCGATCTATCAGCAGTGCCTTAGTACCGGCATCAACTATCAATGGCTGGAAGTTAATGCCGTGCACGCCTTTATGCGTGATGAAGGTGAAAGATATGACGGAGCCTTAGCATTGCAAATGTACCAACAAGCAGTCGCATTTTTCCAACGCCTCCTTTTCGCTGTTTAA
- a CDS encoding amidohydrolase family protein, giving the protein MEIIDSHLHLFDLAQGDYHWLKEHNPPFWPDKADIAQSFCEADLRLSDNLTLAGFVHIETGFDNHKPWREVDWLESHCTLPFRSVGGVDLCAASFESDVLALAERNSVAGVRHILDDQAQTILTRPGMSDNFKLLAERGLSFDAQFALADTAAVNALLSLCESADGLRIIINHTGFIPEGGNEFERWQHNLAKITAYPHAAIKLSGWEMVKRQWHADTVTRALNAVQAVVPTERIMLGSNFPLCLWRGSYQAQWATYLALTLPQHQQALLRENTRHWYQFN; this is encoded by the coding sequence ATGGAAATTATCGACTCACACCTTCATTTGTTTGATTTGGCACAAGGCGACTATCATTGGCTAAAAGAACACAATCCTCCCTTCTGGCCAGATAAAGCCGACATTGCTCAATCGTTTTGTGAAGCGGACTTACGTTTAAGCGATAATTTAACCCTGGCTGGGTTTGTCCATATTGAAACGGGATTCGACAATCACAAGCCCTGGCGCGAAGTAGACTGGCTGGAAAGTCACTGCACGTTACCTTTTCGTAGCGTAGGGGGCGTGGATTTGTGTGCTGCTAGCTTTGAAAGCGACGTGCTGGCCTTGGCTGAGCGTAACAGCGTGGCCGGTGTAAGACACATTCTGGATGATCAAGCGCAGACAATATTAACGCGGCCGGGTATGAGCGATAATTTTAAGTTACTGGCAGAGAGGGGGCTGAGCTTCGATGCGCAGTTCGCCCTTGCGGATACGGCAGCGGTCAATGCGCTTCTTTCCCTCTGCGAGTCAGCAGACGGACTGCGGATTATTATAAATCATACCGGCTTCATCCCCGAAGGAGGGAATGAATTTGAACGCTGGCAGCACAATTTAGCCAAGATTACTGCGTACCCTCATGCCGCTATTAAGTTATCTGGCTGGGAGATGGTAAAGCGGCAGTGGCATGCTGACACTGTAACCAGAGCGTTGAATGCTGTACAGGCTGTTGTGCCGACAGAGCGAATTATGTTGGGAAGCAATTTTCCGTTGTGCTTGTGGCGAGGTTCCTATCAGGCACAGTGGGCAACCTATCTTGCTTTGACGCTGCCACAGCATCAGCAAGCCTTGTTAAGAGAAAATACACGGCATTGGTACCAGTTTAATTGA
- a CDS encoding mandelate racemase/muconate lactonizing enzyme family protein: MKVTKVEIFDTHCPKRPAWNPVFVRVFTDEGIHGTGEAGLAYDLGHSAAAHMVKEIAEAMLIGWDPFNTEGLWGRMLRESFWGLGGGPVIYSAMSAIDTALWDIRGKALGVPVYQLLGGKTNGKLRCYASQLQFDWDKEVTKLNKPADYARATEKALKDGYDAVKVDPIVYDKDGVTHYDRTKIFTRPELKLFKARLQAIRDTMGDDGDIIFECHSLLGATTAIQLGEIVEEIGCMYYEEPVNYLNAKLHDKVAKRVNVPIAGGERLYNRWGVRPYLEDQSLDVLQPDIGLCGGFTETKKVCDYADIYDVRIQAHVCGGPVATAASLHLETAIPNFLIHEHHTYAIKDWNRELCIQDPQPVNGYIEVSEEPGIGIELNDEVIYRSPHMTVTELKA; this comes from the coding sequence ATGAAAGTTACCAAAGTAGAGATTTTTGATACCCATTGCCCCAAACGCCCCGCCTGGAACCCGGTGTTTGTGCGTGTGTTTACGGATGAGGGAATTCACGGTACCGGTGAGGCGGGTTTGGCATACGACTTGGGCCACAGCGCCGCTGCTCATATGGTGAAAGAAATAGCCGAAGCCATGTTAATTGGGTGGGACCCATTTAACACCGAAGGGCTGTGGGGCCGCATGTTGCGGGAAAGCTTCTGGGGTTTAGGCGGCGGTCCGGTGATTTATTCAGCCATGAGCGCGATAGATACCGCGCTATGGGATATTCGCGGCAAAGCGCTGGGTGTGCCGGTATATCAACTATTGGGCGGTAAAACCAACGGCAAATTGCGCTGTTACGCCAGCCAACTTCAATTCGATTGGGACAAAGAAGTCACCAAACTTAATAAGCCAGCCGATTACGCCAGAGCAACAGAAAAAGCATTGAAGGACGGGTACGACGCAGTAAAAGTCGACCCCATTGTTTACGATAAAGATGGCGTTACCCACTATGATCGCACCAAAATATTTACCCGCCCAGAGCTAAAATTATTTAAGGCCCGGTTGCAGGCTATCCGCGATACTATGGGCGATGACGGCGATATTATTTTCGAATGTCACAGTTTATTAGGGGCCACTACCGCCATTCAGCTGGGTGAAATTGTAGAAGAAATTGGCTGCATGTACTACGAAGAGCCGGTGAATTATCTTAATGCCAAACTGCACGATAAAGTAGCAAAGCGGGTAAATGTTCCTATCGCCGGTGGTGAACGCTTATACAACCGCTGGGGTGTGCGGCCATATCTTGAAGATCAGTCTCTGGATGTACTCCAGCCAGATATCGGTCTTTGTGGCGGCTTCACCGAAACCAAAAAAGTATGTGACTACGCCGATATTTATGATGTGCGTATTCAGGCGCACGTATGTGGTGGCCCTGTGGCTACAGCTGCCAGTTTGCATTTGGAAACGGCTATTCCTAATTTCTTAATTCACGAGCATCATACCTATGCCATTAAAGACTGGAACCGTGAATTGTGCATTCAGGATCCGCAGCCGGTGAATGGATATATTGAGGTATCGGAAGAACCGGGTATTGGCATAGAATTAAACGATGAAGTCATTTACCGTTCGCCGCATATGACTGTAACCGAGCTTAAGGCTTAA
- a CDS encoding sodium:solute symporter family transporter, translating into MTWLDYTIIGIYLAGLLLLGVVFRQQKSGNDYFLGGRSLSWPTLTLSVMATQLSAISFISAPAFVGLREGGGLIWLSYELALPIAVAIMLWRLLPTLHNAGVVSVYDYLEKRFSRSTRLLISFVFQLSRSFATAIMIYAISLILQGTMGLTQWHSIMIIGVITLIYSAMGGMKAVVYGDAIQMILILAGAALCLWAGLDAIGGWTEVMANVDPQRLVAANTESAGWSGSDFGLLPMIFGGIILYASYYGCDQSEAQRSLSSRNLGDLRKMLLAVAFLRFPITLLYCTTGLVIGTLVLQQPELQAQIPANEPDWMMPVFIIEYLPTGLIGILVVAIMAAAMSSLSSAINSLAAVTVEDLCRLRNAKPDNATYMKYARIAGVGWGLLTLLLSLYAGDIAPTVIEAINKIGSVFYGPVLAVFLLGIQFRSVSAKAANTGLTLGVLVNVTLWLSGSPLFWFWWNLIGFVITMVVALVISRFIPNDVRHILPSVRGISVGTVAMLVVWSGVLVFICLQIPDWLLALNVG; encoded by the coding sequence ATGACGTGGCTGGACTACACGATTATCGGCATTTACTTAGCCGGATTATTACTATTGGGTGTGGTGTTTCGCCAGCAGAAATCGGGTAATGACTATTTTCTTGGCGGCCGTTCCCTTTCCTGGCCCACACTCACGTTATCGGTGATGGCCACGCAGCTCTCCGCAATCAGCTTTATTTCGGCTCCCGCATTTGTGGGCTTGCGTGAAGGAGGCGGGCTAATCTGGCTGTCTTACGAACTCGCGCTTCCTATTGCTGTTGCTATCATGTTGTGGCGCCTGCTCCCTACTCTGCACAATGCCGGTGTGGTCAGTGTTTACGATTATCTGGAAAAACGTTTTTCTCGTTCTACCAGGCTGTTAATAAGCTTTGTGTTTCAACTAAGCCGCTCCTTTGCCACAGCAATTATGATTTACGCTATTTCCCTGATTTTACAAGGCACCATGGGGCTGACTCAGTGGCACTCGATTATGATAATTGGTGTGATAACCCTTATTTATTCTGCCATGGGCGGGATGAAAGCTGTGGTATACGGCGATGCTATTCAAATGATACTGATACTGGCTGGCGCGGCGTTATGTCTTTGGGCTGGGCTGGACGCTATCGGCGGCTGGACAGAAGTAATGGCAAACGTGGATCCTCAACGTCTGGTAGCGGCAAACACCGAATCTGCTGGCTGGAGCGGCAGTGACTTTGGCTTACTTCCAATGATTTTTGGCGGCATCATTCTGTATGCGTCTTATTATGGTTGTGACCAATCCGAGGCCCAGCGTTCCCTTTCCAGCCGTAACCTCGGGGACTTACGTAAAATGCTGCTGGCGGTGGCATTTTTACGTTTTCCCATTACCTTACTTTACTGCACTACAGGGTTAGTAATTGGAACGCTCGTACTACAGCAACCAGAATTGCAGGCGCAAATTCCAGCCAACGAACCCGACTGGATGATGCCAGTGTTTATTATTGAATACCTTCCTACCGGCTTGATCGGCATATTGGTAGTAGCAATTATGGCAGCAGCCATGTCTTCTCTAAGCTCAGCAATAAACAGTCTTGCTGCCGTCACGGTAGAAGACCTCTGCCGATTACGAAATGCTAAACCCGATAATGCGACCTACATGAAATACGCTCGCATCGCGGGTGTGGGCTGGGGGTTACTCACTTTGCTCCTGTCTTTGTATGCGGGAGACATTGCCCCCACCGTTATCGAAGCAATAAATAAAATAGGCTCGGTATTTTATGGCCCGGTTCTGGCGGTATTTTTATTGGGAATACAGTTCCGCAGCGTCAGTGCCAAAGCTGCAAATACCGGCTTGACGTTAGGCGTACTTGTGAACGTGACGCTATGGCTGTCAGGAAGCCCGCTTTTCTGGTTTTGGTGGAACTTAATTGGTTTTGTTATCACCATGGTTGTGGCGCTGGTTATTAGTCGGTTTATACCTAATGATGTCAGACATATTTTGCCCTCAGTCAGAGGTATTAGTGTCGGCACAGTGGCGATGTTGGTCGTATGGTCGGGGGTGCTAGTATTTATTTGTTTACAAATACCTGATTGGCTACTTGCCCTGAACGTTGGGTAA
- the tmpT gene encoding thiopurine S-methyltransferase — translation MEANFWQQKWKKNEIGFHEEEVNPGLIKHFSKLELSTGSRMFVPLCGKTLDISWLLEQGYRVVGAELSELAIQQLFAQLKMTPDIQPQKNAKHYRADNIDIFVGDIFELNADMLGNVDGIYDRAALVALPRDVRHRYSAHLRALTNTAPQLLIAFNYDQQRMDGPPFAVTPEEVEEHYADYYSLTLLQDSPVKGGLKGQCKANSNIWLLGQGE, via the coding sequence ATGGAAGCTAATTTTTGGCAACAAAAATGGAAAAAGAACGAAATTGGATTTCATGAAGAAGAGGTAAATCCCGGCCTGATTAAGCATTTTTCCAAATTGGAACTATCCACGGGCAGTCGTATGTTTGTTCCCTTATGCGGTAAAACACTGGATATTTCGTGGCTGCTGGAGCAGGGGTATCGGGTAGTTGGCGCTGAACTTAGCGAGCTTGCCATTCAACAGCTTTTTGCACAGCTAAAAATGACACCTGATATTCAACCGCAAAAGAACGCTAAACATTATCGCGCTGATAATATCGATATTTTTGTCGGAGACATTTTCGAACTTAACGCCGACATGCTGGGCAACGTCGACGGCATCTATGATAGAGCGGCGCTGGTGGCACTGCCACGCGATGTCCGCCATCGCTATTCTGCGCATTTACGTGCCCTCACCAATACTGCTCCCCAGCTTCTCATTGCATTTAACTATGATCAGCAGAGGATGGACGGCCCTCCCTTTGCCGTAACACCAGAAGAAGTCGAAGAACATTATGCGGATTACTACAGCCTTACGTTACTTCAGGATTCACCAGTGAAAGGCGGCTTAAAAGGCCAGTGCAAGGCCAATAGCAATATCTGGCTGTTAGGCCAGGGCGAATGA
- a CDS encoding hybrid sensor histidine kinase/response regulator, producing MATDPRWALFADLAIKAGLHACWSIPIFSTENKSVLGTFAVYYPQPQKPIEADRKIVEVLSRTAAIVIEKEKEARARKQAEQALLQGTESLNKQRRLYEAAISNTPDFIYVFNLEGRFTYVNDALLESWGRTWEEAIGKTCLELGYEQWHADMHMRELEQVIKTRKPIRGDVPFTGANGRRIYDYIFVPVIGDNGEIEAIAGTTRDVTERRQAEENARKAEERQRLALEASHGFGIWEWDVKNNIFTADERLGCLFGLSPEETRMGIPIEKVLLSIHEDDIDRIKQHIEEKVRDGGQYSEEYRIRQTDGSVRWGSFKGRVVRDDNGEAVKFPGVGVDITGEKNAILALQEADRKKDEFLATLAHELRNPLAPIRNALHILKSQSASHLHQKNAHHLIEKQVTQMVRLVDDLMDVSRITRGKINLSTSVFNIEEALIAAIETIQPLIDERQHQLTVNSAEEPVFVHGDLVRLSQVFANILNNAAKYTGINGSITVEVTTTQDAVNIAIADDGAGIPADMLPNIFDMFSQVDDSLEHAQGGLGIGLTLVQQLVALHDGEIRATSDGLGKGSCFTVNLPRCSAPAETAEHNTASEPDDKASLLPVNVLIVDDNQDAAVTMAWILEAMDYRVEVAEDATEALQMVEQFTPDLALLDIGLPGMNGYDLCVALKKNPALAHTMFVAQTGWGQPEHIERSKASGFSYHLVKPVNMSEIKPLLEEVKQILAQQPKH from the coding sequence ATTGCCACAGATCCACGTTGGGCGTTATTTGCTGATTTAGCCATAAAGGCGGGTTTACATGCTTGCTGGTCTATTCCCATTTTTTCTACTGAGAATAAATCTGTACTGGGAACATTTGCGGTTTATTATCCCCAGCCCCAAAAGCCGATAGAAGCGGATCGTAAAATTGTGGAAGTGCTTTCCCGTACTGCAGCGATAGTCATTGAAAAAGAAAAGGAAGCGCGAGCGCGTAAACAGGCTGAGCAGGCGCTGTTGCAAGGCACTGAAAGCTTAAACAAGCAGCGCCGTCTGTATGAAGCCGCAATATCTAATACACCTGACTTTATTTACGTCTTCAATCTTGAAGGCCGTTTTACCTATGTGAATGATGCGTTGCTTGAGTCATGGGGGCGGACGTGGGAAGAGGCTATTGGAAAAACCTGTCTCGAGTTGGGTTACGAGCAATGGCACGCAGATATGCACATGCGCGAACTTGAGCAGGTAATCAAAACCCGAAAGCCAATTCGTGGTGATGTTCCATTTACTGGCGCTAATGGTAGAAGAATATATGATTATATCTTTGTACCCGTTATTGGTGACAACGGCGAGATAGAGGCTATAGCCGGTACCACAAGAGATGTAACAGAAAGACGTCAAGCCGAAGAAAATGCCCGAAAAGCAGAAGAGCGGCAACGTTTGGCTCTTGAAGCCTCGCACGGATTCGGAATTTGGGAATGGGACGTTAAAAACAATATTTTTACGGCCGATGAACGTTTAGGTTGCCTATTTGGCCTAAGCCCCGAAGAAACCCGAATGGGTATTCCTATTGAAAAAGTGCTGCTGTCAATTCATGAAGACGATATCGATCGCATTAAACAACATATAGAAGAAAAAGTCAGAGACGGTGGTCAATATAGTGAAGAATATCGCATTCGTCAGACAGATGGCAGCGTACGCTGGGGGTCATTTAAAGGCCGTGTCGTTCGCGATGACAACGGGGAAGCAGTTAAGTTTCCCGGAGTAGGCGTCGATATTACCGGTGAGAAAAATGCGATTCTGGCTCTGCAGGAGGCTGATCGCAAAAAAGACGAATTTCTTGCCACACTGGCTCATGAATTACGTAATCCGCTGGCTCCTATTCGTAATGCGCTACATATTTTAAAGTCGCAGAGCGCATCCCATCTTCACCAAAAAAATGCTCACCATTTAATTGAAAAGCAAGTAACCCAAATGGTTCGGCTGGTGGATGATTTGATGGATGTCTCCCGGATCACCCGCGGAAAAATAAACCTTTCGACATCGGTATTTAACATTGAAGAGGCTTTAATCGCTGCCATAGAAACCATTCAGCCGCTAATCGATGAACGGCAACATCAATTAACTGTTAATAGTGCAGAGGAACCTGTCTTTGTGCACGGTGATCTGGTGCGGCTATCGCAGGTGTTTGCCAATATTCTTAATAATGCCGCAAAATACACGGGCATCAACGGCAGTATTACGGTTGAAGTAACTACCACACAAGATGCGGTCAATATCGCGATTGCAGATGACGGCGCCGGTATTCCAGCGGATATGTTGCCTAATATATTCGATATGTTTTCGCAGGTAGACGATTCGCTGGAACATGCTCAAGGCGGCCTTGGCATCGGCTTGACGCTGGTTCAACAGTTAGTGGCACTACATGATGGAGAAATCCGGGCCACCAGCGATGGTTTGGGAAAAGGTTCGTGCTTTACTGTAAATCTACCCCGTTGCTCAGCGCCTGCTGAAACGGCTGAGCACAATACAGCCTCAGAACCTGACGACAAAGCGTCTCTACTGCCGGTTAATGTTCTTATTGTAGACGATAATCAAGACGCAGCCGTTACCATGGCCTGGATTCTGGAAGCCATGGATTATCGTGTCGAAGTGGCGGAAGATGCCACCGAAGCGTTACAGATGGTAGAGCAATTTACGCCTGACCTTGCGCTGCTTGATATTGGTTTGCCAGGCATGAATGGCTATGACTTATGCGTAGCCTTGAAGAAAAACCCGGCCTTGGCCCACACTATGTTTGTTGCCCAAACGGGCTGGGGGCAGCCAGAACATATTGAACGTTCAAAAGCGAGCGGTTTCAGTTACCATTTGGTCAAGCCGGTAAATATGTCTGAAATTAAACCGTTGTTAGAGGAAGTTAAGCAAATACTAGCGCAACAACCAAAGCATTAA
- a CDS encoding SDR family NAD(P)-dependent oxidoreductase — protein MSQSFPICVVTGGSHGIGLAICRAFSRQGYRVFNLDLQDFAQPVENGYWLPCDVAHCDEVAVRIQQVVEDVGKIDALVSNAGIHVSATIEETSEAELDRIFGINVKGAYAAVRAALPAMKAQRKGAIVLMSSDQAIVGKRRSFAYNLSKSALASIARTTALDYAEFGIRANAVCPGTIETPLYHNAIDNYVAASGANEADVHASEAAEQPLGRLGQPEEVAELVLFLASDKASFITGSLQVIDGGYTAQ, from the coding sequence ATGTCACAATCTTTTCCTATATGCGTAGTAACCGGCGGTAGTCATGGGATCGGTTTGGCGATATGCAGAGCGTTTTCCCGCCAGGGGTATCGCGTATTTAATCTGGATCTGCAGGATTTTGCCCAGCCCGTCGAAAACGGCTATTGGTTACCCTGTGACGTGGCTCATTGTGATGAGGTTGCTGTGCGTATCCAGCAAGTAGTTGAGGACGTCGGAAAAATTGATGCGTTAGTTTCTAACGCCGGTATTCATGTTTCAGCGACCATTGAAGAGACGTCAGAAGCAGAACTAGATCGGATATTCGGTATCAACGTTAAAGGCGCTTATGCAGCAGTGAGGGCAGCGCTGCCGGCTATGAAAGCGCAAAGAAAAGGAGCGATTGTGCTGATGTCTTCTGATCAGGCTATCGTGGGCAAGCGCCGCTCCTTTGCCTATAATCTCAGTAAATCAGCGCTCGCCTCTATTGCCAGAACTACCGCATTGGATTATGCCGAATTTGGCATTCGCGCAAACGCTGTATGTCCCGGCACCATCGAGACGCCGCTTTACCATAATGCCATTGATAACTATGTGGCAGCATCGGGTGCGAATGAAGCCGATGTCCATGCCAGCGAAGCGGCTGAGCAACCGTTGGGAAGATTAGGCCAACCGGAAGAGGTTGCCGAGCTTGTACTGTTTTTGGCCAGTGACAAAGCCAGTTTCATTACCGGCAGTTTGCAGGTAATTGATGGCGGCTACACCGCTCAATAG
- a CDS encoding DksA/TraR family C4-type zinc finger protein, which produces MAGGWAKDGAVQEQIDASVEEGIQRVRSRMMKGESAKVCEECGDMIPQARREALPGVQYCVQCQAELELNEITTSAINRRGSKDSQLR; this is translated from the coding sequence ATGGCTGGCGGCTGGGCGAAAGATGGGGCTGTACAAGAACAAATTGATGCCAGTGTTGAAGAGGGCATTCAACGGGTGCGTAGCCGCATGATGAAAGGGGAGAGTGCAAAGGTATGTGAAGAATGCGGTGATATGATTCCGCAAGCCCGACGAGAAGCGCTACCTGGGGTACAGTACTGTGTGCAATGTCAGGCGGAACTCGAACTTAACGAGATAACGACATCAGCTATAAACCGGCGCGGCAGCAAAGACAGTCAGCTACGTTAA